AAAGCCAGTATTAGATGAACTCTATGGTGCAATCGAGAGTTGTGATCATGAGAAGCTGCGTAAGCTTTTAATTCAAATTGTGCCAGATTTTAAGCCACAGTGCCATATCAGTGATGTTTTGTATGAGTTAAAAATCGACAGCGTTTAGCTATCTAAACTATCTATATTAGCAACATTTTTATCAAGTCTCTAATAAAATAGATCCTTATTTTTTAATCTAAATATTTATTATGAAAGATTATCCTGCTACCACTACTGATTCATTATTCCAAACTGCCATAGAGTGGGCATCTTTTCCAGGTGATTGGATTATTTCAACGCTTGCCAATATGGATATAGGTGCTTATTTAGGTTTTGTTGAGTCAGATGTCGATGGCGTTCTTTCAATTGCTATATCGGTAGTTTTAACCCCTCTAATCATCTTTTTGCTTATCTACCCTTTTAAAAATCTGGTTGATGTGATTTTGCACTGCATGAGACACGAGCTAAAAAAAGATAGAATTAAGTGCAAAACCGGATTTGTTGTCTTGGCTTTGTTCTTGTCTGCCTTGGCAGTTAAGCAGTATCCAATTGATCCGTGGATTCAAAATGCCTTGTTTGCTGCTTTTATCGCTTCATGGTTATTGTGGGTTTCACAGGGTAGATGGTTGAATAAGTAGTATCTCGCCCCTATATAATCTAATTAGGAATTAAAATAATTTCAAAGACCTGTAAAAATGCAGGTTTTTTAACAATTAACAGAGGCTCATGGGCCAATTTAAGGAGAAAAAATGACAATTAAAAAAGATGTGGTAGTTGAAATGCATTACACCCTAAAAAATGATGCTGGTGAAGTCATTGATACATCAAAAGGCAAAGAGCCTATGCCATTTATTCAAGGCCACGGCAATATTATTCCTGGCTTAGAAAAAGCGCTTGAAGGGTTGAAAGTTGGCGAGACTTGCGATGTTTCTGTGGCACCTGAAGATGCATATGGCGCCCATCATGAAGAGGGTATTCAAGAAATTCCAAAGGATGCTTTACAAGGAATTGATAACCTAGAAATAGGTATGGAGCTGCAGTCTCAAGATGAGCAGGGCAATCCATTTATCGTCCACGTTGAAAAGATCAACGAAGAGACGGTTACGATTAATGCTAATCACCCTCTAGCTGGTGAAACACTGCACTTTAACGTTAGTATCGTGAATGTTAGAGAGGCTACAAAAGATGAGTTAGAGCATGGCCACGTTCATTCAGGATCTTGTTCGCATTAGTTAGTTTAAGCGTCGTACAATGAATCAAGATCACTCTTGTGTATTGTGCGACTCTAAAGATACTGAGCTTTATTATTCAAATGAAAATTCGAGCTACTTACGTTGCTCAACGTGTGAATTAGTATTTTTACCAAAGCGTTTTCATTTAAATAATACTGACGAAAAATCTCGTTACGATTTACATCAAAATAATCCAGAAGATGAGCATTATCGTGCGTTTTTGTCTCAGGTGTTTAATCCCGTTATAGATTGCATTAATCCAGGCGCCACAGGCTTAGACTTTGGTTGTGGCCCAGGGCCGACTTTATCACTCATGTTTGAAGAAAAAGGCTATTTGGTCGATTTGTTTGACAAACACTTCGCCAATAATCCTGATATCTTTAATAATCAATATGATTTTATCATGGCCACAGAAGTGGCAGAGCACCTAGATGAGCCTGGAAAAGAGCTAAGCCGTTTGTTTAAGCTTTTAAACCCAGGCGGTGTGCTAGCATTAATGACAGGCATACTAAGCCAAGAGGTTGATTTTTCAACTTGGCATTACAAGAATGACCCGACGCACATATGCTTTTTTAGCAAAAAAACAATGAATCACCTTGCCAAAAAATGGAATGCACGCATTAAATTTTATGACAAAGATGTTGTCTTATTTTTTAAATAAACCAGCTAGCTAAATATTTAAATAGCAGCTTTATCTAAATTTTCAACATAAAAATGTCCATAGTAGCGAATCCCTTCAGCTTGATGTGATCTGAAAATACCTGCCACTTTACCGCGAGCAGCCTCTGTTAGAGCCGGAACACTGACAATTGCATGACCCGCTTTTAAGCCTTTTTTGACCCGATTTAAATATTTTAATTCTTCACCTTGTGAAATAAACTGCCACTTTCGAATCAGCTTGGTCATTAATCCATGGCTGCGTCCATCTGGATCAAGAAACTTTAACCCTTCTTTGCCAAATGATTGGTCAATATCAGCACTGTCAAATCCAGCTTGTAATAATTCACAGCAGACTTCATCAGCCTCCATTTTACTATCTACGATAGCAACAACACGATTAGTCGGATATGCCTCAAAGTTTTTTTTTGGTATGAGCTAACATTTTGCATCTCCTCTTTTGTTTAAAATTCTCCAATGAATTAATCATTGAATGATATTTAATATACGCCTTATTGGCTTGCCTTAAAAATACTATAAGCACAACTATTGTTAGGCAATCAGGCGTATAGTAATAAAAGTTAATTATTTTTTATTAAAATTTCAATGAAAAAAATCTGGATTTTTATCGCTCTAAGTGGTGCATTAGCAGTTATTATGGGTGCCATGGTAGCGCACATGTTAAAAGATATTTTAGAGGTTAAAGATATTGCTAGAATTCAAACAGGAGCTACTTATCAAATGTATCACACATTAATGATAGCCATACTGGCGGGGCTTTACCAATTCAAACCGCTTAAAATCATCCAGCAAAGTGCGTGGATATTTTTATTAGGCATTATTTTGTTTTCTGGTAGTTTATATTTATATTCCTTTACTCACTACCATCCTTTAGTATTTTTAACGCCAATAGGTGGAATATTGTTAATTGTTGGCTGGTTAAACCTAATTAGAATGGGGTTTGTTAATTTAAGATTTTAATTAGCTAAAAAACCCAATAAAAAAAAGCCTGCATTTGCAGGCTTTTTTTATTGTTACTTGTTTTTGACTGGGCTTAGAAAGAACCTTCTTTAGCACCTTCAATAATAGCATTCATTTTTTCAGCCACATCTGTTGCAGGACCTAGCGCAGAATCTGGCAAATTCATAGCCTTCATAACGTCAACATTCATACTGATCATTCTAATCTTACCATCTTTGCCTTCCACCACAGCAATTCGACAAGGCAAAATCACTGCGTATCTATCATCAATATCGGCAATCTTGCCAGCCGTTGCTGCATCACAAATATTATGAATGGTTAAATGACGATATGGCTTGCCCGTTACATTGGCAATTTGTTCACTTAATGGAAACATAGCCACATGCAAAATTGATTCATTAGTCGCCATCGATTTGATCGATTCATCCACTTCAGGACCTGTAATACCTTCATTCACTTCGGTTACTTGCACCATTTGCAAGAACATGTCTGGTGTAATTTTAGCTGGCTCATCATTGGCTAGCGTATCAACAGTGTCCTGCATAGTGTTACCTGCGGCTTTGGCAGCGTCCATGGGATTAAAGTTTTGATTCTGCCAATTACGATTATTATTAAACGGGCCAAAAGAGTTTGAACCCGTATTAAAACCAAATGGCTGAGAGCCGGTATTAAAACTAAAAGGGCGAGAATTATTAAAAGGACTAAAGTTATTGTTGTTATTCCACGGCGCATTTGAACCGTTATTATTAGAAAATGGGTTATAGTAATTGCCATTGGAATTATTCCAAGGGCTCCAATTTTGTGCATGAGCAATTCCCATACTAAGTGCGCTTGTTAAGGCTATAACCGTTGCTAATTTTTTCATATTTTTCTCCTTTTGACTTTATTATGATAAACTTTAAGTATAGCATTAACAAATGCTATATGTGATAATGAACCGTAACTATTTCAATAATAAATCCTAATGTTAAAACAAATTTTAAGTATTACCGCTTTATTCGCGTCCCTTAATTCTCAGGCAGATATCGACATCATTGATGGCAATAAAATGCTAGAATCTGTTAATCAACAAATTATTAATATCAATACTGCAGAGCTAGACAAAATTTTGAATGAAGATCCAAATGTTGTCTTGATTGATGTGCGTACACCTTCCGAGCTTAAAGTTACAGGTACCATTAATCGCGGTCAAAATATTAATATTGTGCGCGGCTGGTTGGAGTTTCAAATTGCTGATCATGTCACTTCTAAAGATACACCGATCATTGTTTATTGTGGACGCAACCTTCGCTCACCACTCGCCGCTAAAACTTTAGAAAACATGGGTTATACCAATGTTAAGAATTACTCTGACGGATTTTTTGCCTGGCAAGATGAGCTAAATCCTGTCAGTATGAGCGATCATGAGCCAAGTAATATTTTGTATAGATTGCCAGAAGAGGTGGCAGAAAATGTCTATTCTGCTATTGGAGCCCCTCAGCCATACACTTATGAGAATGCATATCATAACAACAATCTTTCCTTTATCGTAACCACCGATGGTGTTTTATTATTTAATGCTGGTGGTAGCTATTTAGTGGCTAAAGCCATGCATGAAGAGATCAAAAAAGTGACGGATCAGAAAGTTAAATACGTTGTTTTAGAAAATTCACAAGGTCATGCAATCTTGGGCTCTAACTACTGGAAGGAGCAGGGCGCAATTATTGTCGCTCATGTAGAAGCCGACAAAGAGATTAAACTTAAAGGTGCGGATATTTATGCTCGTGCCTTAAGAGTGCAAAAAGACAAATCAATTGGCACCAAAATTGTACGTCCAGATCTTACTTTTGAAGAAAAGCTCAATCTACCAATGGGCAACACCAAGATTGAGTTAATGCACATTGGTGCTTCACACTCTCCAGATGATATTCAATTGTGGCTGCCAGATCAAAAGTTATTGATTAGTGGCGATACAGCCTTTAATGAGCGCATGCTTCCAATATTCCCGCATACCAATGCTGCCGCTTGGATTGAAACTTGGGACAAAATCGAAGCACTAGAGCCAACGATTATTATTCCTGGCCATGGCGCACCAACGGACTTAGCAACTATTACTAAATTTACCAAAGATTATTTAGTTTATATGCATACGCAAGTTCAAAAAGTGCTGGATGAAGATGGTGACTTATACGAAGCTTATAATATTGACCAGTCGATGTTTAGAGATCGTGGAACTTACAGAGAATTACACAAACAAAACGCTGAGCGCATATTTAAGCAAATGGAGTTTGAATAGCATCCAGCACAACCTAATATCCGGGAGAGAGTAATGGTTAAATTTAGAGCTTTATTAACATTAATCTTATTAAGCGTTCTGCATACAGGTGCCCACGGGCTTGAACCTGGAAAGGTTATTGGTGGGCAGCAATCTACTTTGCCTGCCTGGTTTAAAGATAGCTTTTTAGATATTGCCGAAGATGTTGAAGAGGCTAAAGATGAAGACAAGCATCTAATGCTCTATATGCATCTTTCTGGCTGTCCTTATTGTTATAAGATGGTTGAAGAGGGCTTTAAAAATACTGAAAATACTCAAATTATTAAAGATAATTTTGAGGTAGTGGCGATTAATATTCGTGGAAACAAGGAAGTCTCTTTAAGTGAAGATCTAACCATGACAGAAGAAGAGGTTAGAAATCATTACAAGGTAAATTTCACTCCAACAATAGTTTTTCTTGATCAAGACAACAAGTTGGTATACAAAGTAAATGGCTATCGTTCTCCAGAGTACTTTAAGCATGTACTTAATTTTGTTAAGGATAAATCTTATCAAAAGACTACATTGGCACAATTTATTAAAAACCAGAGTCGCCAGAAAAGATATGAGTTTAGATCGCATAATAGCTTTCAAAACATAACAGACCTTAGCCTTAAAAGGGAAAAACCGCTCTTAGTTCTATTTGAGGATCAATATTGTGTTTTATGCGATCAACTGCATGATGGTCATTTCAAAAATCCAGACATTTTAAAAGAAATGGCTTTGTTTGATATAGTTCGACTAGATGCAGAATCTGACCAAGCAATGATTGATGTTGATGGTAATAAAACAACACCTAGAGAATATGCAAAAAAACTCGGTTTAAATTATCGACCGGGTATTGTAATGTTTGATTATGGTAAGGAATTGATGCGCATAGATGCACTGCTATATAGTTATCATTTTGCTGGACATCTGCGTTATATTGGCGAACGACATTACCAGCAGTATCCAGAAAGTGTGTTTGATTATTTACGCGTTTATAGGCAAAAAATCCTTGATTCAGGCCAAGATATCGATATTTCAAAATAATCAGAATTAACTATTTTTTCTCCAGACTAGAGCTCGATTATTGGCCGGCATTTCAATATCGTCAGTTAGTATTAGATTGTACAGCTTGGCAAGCTCATCTAGCTTTTCAAAATCACGGATTGCACTAAGTGGGTTGTTATCTTTTAGCCATAAGTCAAAATCTGCGTTACTCTGGCTGGTGTATTGGCCATTATAGTTAAAGGGTCCATAAAGAATAAACACACCATCTTTTTCTAGTGTTTGCCCAACACCTTTGAAAAAATTAAGCACCATCTCCCAGCTCATGATATGAACAGTATTGGCAGAATAAATAGCCTGATACTTCTCTTCAGGCCAATTTAAATCTACATTGAGCTCTAGTGCTTTAGGTGTGTTGGCCAAATGAGCATCATCAATCCAAGCGTCAACACTTGGTAAATACATAGTCTGATCACTAGCTTGCCAAGAAAGGTGTTGAAGCTCTTTAGCAAAATACACACAGTGCTGCCCGGTGCCACTGCCTACTTCTAGTACCGATTTTGCATTTAATAACAAAGGTTTGATCACTTTCAAAATAGGATGTTTGTTTTGATCGCACGCAGCTGAATATTGTTTCATGGCTAGTTAGTTTTGTAAGGGTTGTGAGTATTTACTTGTTTAATATAATGAGCAACATGCTCAGATTCTTGAGTACAAAAGTGTTTAATTGGCTCTTTAAATGTTTCATCTCTGATCCAATGTGCCGATTGAGTGAGCGTAGGTAAAAACCCACGAGAAACTTTGTGTTCACCTTGAGCACCGGGCTCAAAAACCTGCAATTTGTGTTTAATCGCGTATTCAATGCCTTGGTAATAACACGCCTCAAAATGCAGATGATCTACTTGCTCAGAACAGCCCCAATGGCGCCCATATAAATGAGTATCGCTTTTAAACATTAAAGAGCCAGCAACACACTCACCGTTAAAATCTGCTAAAAATAATAATATTTGATCGGGTAAGGATTTGGCAATAGATTTGAAAAAACTAAGATTAAGTGTTGGTATTCCGCTTTTTTCAAGGAAAGTTTGGTTATAAAAATTTGAGAAATTTTGCCAATCAGTCTCTGAAGCGCTATTTCCATCAAGTTTTCGAATAACAACACCTTGTTTTTGCACCTTGGATCGCTCTTGGCGTATATTTTTGCGCTTTTTTGGCTTTAAACTAGCCAAAAACTCATCAAAATTAGCATAATCATCATTTTTCCAATGAAATTGGCAGTCATTTCGGATAAAAAGCTGTTTTTCCTTAAAAAACTCAATCTCATTTTTAGGAAAAAGACAATGAAAGCTACTGGCTTTAATTTTTTCGCAAATTTTGAATATGGCGTCCAAAAGCACTGGAAAAACAAGTTTTTCGTCTCTTTTCTTGGCTAAAAACCTGACACCACTTGCCGGTGTATAGGGAATGGCTGAAGTAAGCTTTGGATAATAATTTAGCCCGTATTTTTCGTACGCATTGTGCCACACATGGTCAAACACGAAATCACCATAATTATTGTATTTTTCGTACAAGATGGCTGCACCTAATAACTGATCATTTTCAGTAACAATAACATGCCTAGGAATCCAGCCGTATTTTTCACCAACGCAGTTAAACTCTTCCAGTGCATTTAAGAATTCATGCTTACAAAAAGGGTTGTTATCGGGAATGAGCGCATTCCACTGCGCGCAATCAACATCACTTATATGATCTACAATTTGAACCTTCATTTAAGCGCCAATTAGTTGTAAATAATTATGATAACGTTGCATATGAATAGCACCTTCTTCTACCGCAGTTTTGATGGCACATTTTGGCTCGTTAATATGGGCGCAATTTCTAAATTTACATTGACCAATAAAAGGCTTAAACTCTCTAAAGCCACTCAAAATCTCTTTATCCGTTAGCTCATCTAGCTGGAACTCGCGAATACCAGGAGAATCAATCAAATCACCCCCTGAGGGGATATGATAAAGCGTGGTATTGGTGGTAGTATGCTTACCAAGTTTGCTCTTGGTGGATATTTCATTAACTCGCAAGTTTAGATCTGGGATTAACTCATTAATTAGTGAAGATTTTCCCACGCCTGATTGGCCTAAAAAAATGTGAGTCTTGTCATTTAGTTGAGCCTTAAATTCAGCAATATTAGTTTGCTCTTTGACACTCAAATAGTGCACCGAATATCCGATTGATTCATACATGGAAAAATCGTACATCACTTGCTCAAAATTATCAGATAATTCGATTTTATTAACCACGATATTAATCGGCAAATTGGCATTTTCAGCCACCACCAAATATCGATCAATCAGCTCAAACTGATAATGTGGCTCAATCGCTACCACCAGCCATAGCTCATCAATATTAGCAGCAATAAGTTTTTGCGATCGGGTGAGTGAATTATCGCGCTTGAGTAGGGCGGTAACCACACCTTCGTTGTTATCCGTCGTTTGAAAAACCACCTGATCGCCCGCAACAGAAAGCTCTATATTGCGCCGACCTGTACATTGGAATAACTCACCAGATTCACTCTCAACCAACAAGCGCTGACCATAGCGAGTGATCACCAAGCCAGTTTGTGCATGGCTGGTGTCTATCTCAAGTTCGTCCTGATCATCCGCAGCGCGATTAGCCCTAGCAATTCGCTCGGTTTGAATTTTTTCGATGCGCCATTTTTGGCGCCGTGTTAGACTCAATTATTCCTAAAATTTGTAATATTTTTTATTTAAATAATCCAACACCGCTTTTTCCTCATCTGGGAACCAGCCAAGATTAAAGTTTGAAGTGCACATGCTTACCTGACGACTTAAATCAGACAATGTGGCCATCTTGGAGCTATCACGTGTGTAAAAGGCATCATCATGTGTAACCATATGGCACTCAACACAAGATTCTTCGTGCAATTCCTTGCCTTCTTCATTGGCAATTGCAAAGTTGCTAATAAGTAATGTTGCAGCTAGCAAAGGTATTTTCATTATATTCTCCGTTATTCTTTGTAGTAAAGTATACCGCTTATTTTTCAAAAAAGAAAAACTCAGTATTTAAAA
This is a stretch of genomic DNA from Candidatus Thioglobus sp.. It encodes these proteins:
- a CDS encoding class I SAM-dependent methyltransferase — its product is MNQDHSCVLCDSKDTELYYSNENSSYLRCSTCELVFLPKRFHLNNTDEKSRYDLHQNNPEDEHYRAFLSQVFNPVIDCINPGATGLDFGCGPGPTLSLMFEEKGYLVDLFDKHFANNPDIFNNQYDFIMATEVAEHLDEPGKELSRLFKLLNPGGVLALMTGILSQEVDFSTWHYKNDPTHICFFSKKTMNHLAKKWNARIKFYDKDVVLFFK
- a CDS encoding GNAT family N-acetyltransferase, translating into MKVQIVDHISDVDCAQWNALIPDNNPFCKHEFLNALEEFNCVGEKYGWIPRHVIVTENDQLLGAAILYEKYNNYGDFVFDHVWHNAYEKYGLNYYPKLTSAIPYTPASGVRFLAKKRDEKLVFPVLLDAIFKICEKIKASSFHCLFPKNEIEFFKEKQLFIRNDCQFHWKNDDYANFDEFLASLKPKKRKNIRQERSKVQKQGVVIRKLDGNSASETDWQNFSNFYNQTFLEKSGIPTLNLSFFKSIAKSLPDQILLFLADFNGECVAGSLMFKSDTHLYGRHWGCSEQVDHLHFEACYYQGIEYAIKHKLQVFEPGAQGEHKVSRGFLPTLTQSAHWIRDETFKEPIKHFCTQESEHVAHYIKQVNTHNPYKTN
- a CDS encoding DUF302 domain-containing protein; translated protein: MKKLATVIALTSALSMGIAHAQNWSPWNNSNGNYYNPFSNNNGSNAPWNNNNNFSPFNNSRPFSFNTGSQPFGFNTGSNSFGPFNNNRNWQNQNFNPMDAAKAAGNTMQDTVDTLANDEPAKITPDMFLQMVQVTEVNEGITGPEVDESIKSMATNESILHVAMFPLSEQIANVTGKPYRHLTIHNICDAATAGKIADIDDRYAVILPCRIAVVEGKDGKIRMISMNVDVMKAMNLPDSALGPATDVAEKMNAIIEGAKEGSF
- a CDS encoding thioredoxin fold domain-containing protein codes for the protein MVKFRALLTLILLSVLHTGAHGLEPGKVIGGQQSTLPAWFKDSFLDIAEDVEEAKDEDKHLMLYMHLSGCPYCYKMVEEGFKNTENTQIIKDNFEVVAINIRGNKEVSLSEDLTMTEEEVRNHYKVNFTPTIVFLDQDNKLVYKVNGYRSPEYFKHVLNFVKDKSYQKTTLAQFIKNQSRQKRYEFRSHNSFQNITDLSLKREKPLLVLFEDQYCVLCDQLHDGHFKNPDILKEMALFDIVRLDAESDQAMIDVDGNKTTPREYAKKLGLNYRPGIVMFDYGKELMRIDALLYSYHFAGHLRYIGERHYQQYPESVFDYLRVYRQKILDSGQDIDISK
- a CDS encoding DUF423 domain-containing protein translates to MKKIWIFIALSGALAVIMGAMVAHMLKDILEVKDIARIQTGATYQMYHTLMIAILAGLYQFKPLKIIQQSAWIFLLGIILFSGSLYLYSFTHYHPLVFLTPIGGILLIVGWLNLIRMGFVNLRF
- the rsgA gene encoding small ribosomal subunit biogenesis GTPase RsgA, which encodes MSLTRRQKWRIEKIQTERIARANRAADDQDELEIDTSHAQTGLVITRYGQRLLVESESGELFQCTGRRNIELSVAGDQVVFQTTDNNEGVVTALLKRDNSLTRSQKLIAANIDELWLVVAIEPHYQFELIDRYLVVAENANLPINIVVNKIELSDNFEQVMYDFSMYESIGYSVHYLSVKEQTNIAEFKAQLNDKTHIFLGQSGVGKSSLINELIPDLNLRVNEISTKSKLGKHTTTNTTLYHIPSGGDLIDSPGIREFQLDELTDKEILSGFREFKPFIGQCKFRNCAHINEPKCAIKTAVEEGAIHMQRYHNYLQLIGA
- a CDS encoding peptidylprolyl isomerase; its protein translation is MTIKKDVVVEMHYTLKNDAGEVIDTSKGKEPMPFIQGHGNIIPGLEKALEGLKVGETCDVSVAPEDAYGAHHEEGIQEIPKDALQGIDNLEIGMELQSQDEQGNPFIVHVEKINEETVTINANHPLAGETLHFNVSIVNVREATKDELEHGHVHSGSCSH
- a CDS encoding class I SAM-dependent methyltransferase; the protein is MKQYSAACDQNKHPILKVIKPLLLNAKSVLEVGSGTGQHCVYFAKELQHLSWQASDQTMYLPSVDAWIDDAHLANTPKALELNVDLNWPEEKYQAIYSANTVHIMSWEMVLNFFKGVGQTLEKDGVFILYGPFNYNGQYTSQSNADFDLWLKDNNPLSAIRDFEKLDELAKLYNLILTDDIEMPANNRALVWRKNS
- a CDS encoding MBL fold metallo-hydrolase yields the protein MLKQILSITALFASLNSQADIDIIDGNKMLESVNQQIININTAELDKILNEDPNVVLIDVRTPSELKVTGTINRGQNINIVRGWLEFQIADHVTSKDTPIIVYCGRNLRSPLAAKTLENMGYTNVKNYSDGFFAWQDELNPVSMSDHEPSNILYRLPEEVAENVYSAIGAPQPYTYENAYHNNNLSFIVTTDGVLLFNAGGSYLVAKAMHEEIKKVTDQKVKYVVLENSQGHAILGSNYWKEQGAIIVAHVEADKEIKLKGADIYARALRVQKDKSIGTKIVRPDLTFEEKLNLPMGNTKIELMHIGASHSPDDIQLWLPDQKLLISGDTAFNERMLPIFPHTNAAAWIETWDKIEALEPTIIIPGHGAPTDLATITKFTKDYLVYMHTQVQKVLDEDGDLYEAYNIDQSMFRDRGTYRELHKQNAERIFKQMEFE